The genomic region GCCCGATCATCAGAAATCTGGTGACGCGCGTCCCCCAGATGGGCGTCCAGTTCGTCTAAAGCGCCGTAAGCGCGCACGCGCAGATCGTCTTTCCAAACCCGTTCCCCGCCGTAGAGTGAGGTCTGGCCTCCGTCGCCGGTTTTCGTGATGATGCTCATTTTATCGCGATGACGGAGATTTCCACCAATCCGTCTTTGGGTAGCCGGGCCACCTGGATGGCTTCCCGGGCGGGAAAGGGGGCGCTGAAGTTGCGGGCGTAGATCTCGTTGAGGGCGGTAAAATCGTTCATGTCCTTCAGGAACACGGAGACTTTCATCACGTCGCGGAAGCTCATTCCCGCCGCTTCCAGAATGGCTTTGAGGTTGGCGAACACGAGGTTCGCCTGGGCTTCGAAGCCTTCGCCGAAATTTCCCGTTTCGGCTTCGATCCCAAGCTGTCCGGAAACGAAGAGGGCGTCGTTCATCATCACGGCCTGGGAATAGGGCCCCAGGGCGGCAGGAGCTTTGATTGTTCTAATAGCTTGCATATTATCTCCTTATTTTCTTAGTGTTTTACGCGCCAGTTGGACGGATTCGGCCAGGCGGTGCAGGGGTATGTAGGCCTGGGTGTCGCGAGCCAGGTTGAAGAGCAGCAGCTTGCCTTCGCGTATGTTTTCCTCGCGGATGGCTATCATCAGGTCGCAGTTCCTGGCCCGGGCACGGGTTTGTTCCTCCCCGCTTTCGAGAATATCCGGGCTGAGGACGGTGATGATATCCTCCGAATGCAGTTCCTGGGCGATTTGCAGCAGCATCATCTCCATATCCGGCGACTGCGCGCAGATATAAACCGAGAAATCCCTGTTCCAGTCGAAAAAGAGCCGGCGAGCATCCATGGCGGCAAACACGAGGTCGAGGTCCAGATAGAAGCCCACAGCGGGGATGCGCAGTTTGGTTATCTTTTCCGAGAGGTTGTCGTAGCGGCCGCCGCCGCCCACGGTCATTTCTTTCTCACCTTCGCCGATCACCAGGTCAAACACGGTTTCGTTGTAATAGGCGAAATTCTTGAACAGGCCCGGGTCCACTTTGTAGATATGGCCCAGATTGGCCTGCACCTTCTGAATGCTGGAGAATTTGGCCTTG from Candidatus Cloacimonadota bacterium harbors:
- a CDS encoding RidA family protein; protein product: MQAIRTIKAPAALGPYSQAVMMNDALFVSGQLGIEAETGNFGEGFEAQANLVFANLKAILEAAGMSFRDVMKVSVFLKDMNDFTALNEIYARNFSAPFPAREAIQVARLPKDGLVEISVIAIK